The genomic interval GTTGTCTCCACTCACCTGTTCAATAGAACCaccaaaaatcaaaatgtttgtgacataattaaaatagtcACCAATTATCATTTGACATAAATTATACCTGTTCAGCTACAGCTTGTAAAACCTCATTAATTTGTGGATCTTTCAGAGAATCGTACTTGGAGAACGAAAACAAGATTTCCAAGCAAATTCTCCAATGTTTTAACTCTATGGTTAGCATGAGAGTTAGAGCTAGAACTTGCGTGTCCAACAATCTTGCCAAGACAACGCACACGTCCTCTTTTTTCGGATCCTTTAACTTTTGAGTAAATATCATTCTTCCAGTTTGTAGAATCTTGAGTGGTTTGAGAATTATTTGAACTTTCTCGTCCTCCACATTTAAATTTGCACCATCACTCTCATTAGTTGGATGTATTCCAAAGGCATCATGAATCAATGTATCTATGTCATGGTCAAACTCTCCTTCTACTTGAGATACACTTTGAGAACTAGACGAGCTAACATCCTTGTGTCTGGGATGTAGGCAGCCATTTCTGCTTCTGTCTTACTACTGTCATATCCCTTTGATTTCAAATGATACTTGAATTGCCTCCACTTAACCTTCATGTTATCCTTTAGTATCTTCTCAGTTTGCTCAGTGAATTCAGGAACAAATCTAAACTTTGTCtatcatatgaataattaaCAAAACACAAATTTCGTTAgacatttttgcaaaaaaaaagtatttacaaagcttgaaatgaaatagaacttttaaaaatttatacaaCACCTGAATTAGTTCAATCATATCAGTAATATAGGACTCAGGCATCTTACTCCAGCTAATGTAATTGATTGGAGCACATTGAGATCTCCTTACCAAACTTCCTATTGCATTTAATAGAGTTTTTCCTTCCCAACCAATAGGATGACCAAAAGAATCTACATCCACCAATATAAACTCTCCATCTGGCATGTCCCACACATCTAGCATATGTGTATAACCTCTTGTTCTCTTTTCACctaaatcatatattcatattaGCAAACCATAAAACACTCAATATCAATTGTCTTAGATCAGTACAACCACAGTAAGTATAGTTAAACTAATAGTCATTGTTCTTGTGACATGACTGTAAAATCCAATGGAAAAACTCCAAAGCATATAGAAGGCTAAAAGGAAACAAGATTCCACCTAGCTACAAACCAAAACCATAAACTTCACTTCACAGAATAATATAAATTCTACATCTGGTTGCTAGTAGTATTAGAAGAAGAGCTAAAACCAGAAACAAGATCTGTCCAATTAAAAGCACAAGTAGTAGTAACAACACTGGTCCAATTTTGTTCGCTtccttaattattattattgctgCTAATTCCAAAAAATTTACTGGACCACTTAAGCTCCCTATTAGTACAATTTTGTTCCTCTGTAACATGTGTATTCACGCGTGTATTACAAATTTGAACTATATTTCAAGACCTACTAACAAAATTGGTAGGCCTACTACTAAGATATAAATTCTTAGTACGACCACGGACATGGGCAAATAGATCAACAGTTCTATTTTACCAAAAATAATTTACCTTCAGCTTCAACATGACTTCCTTCTTCAGACATAGAATGGTTATTTTGGTTGAGTTCATTATAGCCATCAATTGAGTGCCCTTCCTCTTGTGATTGTCCACAATTTTGAGTAGTATTCAACTTCCTTCTGCGCTTCCCCATGGTACTTTCTACATATGCCAAAGCCAAATTAGTATTTAATTGttgtaaaaaacaaataacCGATGACAGTACTAATCTACCTCAAATGAAACACATAAAATGGTAGGGAGCAAAAATAACTACACACCTTTGTAACTTCAATAAATTAGAAGtcaaataaattgattgataaATAATTTGCTCTATATATTAGAAGAAGTCTCCCTCACTCTCATCCTCTGTATCATCACCACCCTCATCATTTTGGAGAATGCTCTCCATGGATGTTGTAACTTCCATGATATCATGATTATCATCAACTTCTGGTCTAATCAAGTCGTTGTCATTTATATCTTGCAAGACTTGTTCATTCACTTGATCTACATCATTGGACAACTCATCACCCAAATCATACACATCTCTAACTTTAGCATGCACAACAACAAACCAATCATTTTGTGCTCTATTCTCCACatagaatatttttttggcTTGAGAGGCCAAAAAAAATGGGTCATCACATACATCATTTCCTGTATGTTGCAAATAATTGAAATTGACTAATGTCATGCCTAAGTTATCAATTCTACAACCTTTATTTATGTCAACCCAGTCACACTTGAACAATAATACCTTGTATTTTCCCGAATAATCTAATAGAATTATATCTGTGAGTGCACCATAATAGTTGATTTGCCCTTCTTTCGGGTGCTTATCTCTTGAACTAGCATAACTTTTTGTCTTAACAGTAACTACGATGCCACTGTTTTGAGTCTTTAAGCCTCTTTCGCGGTTCTTTGTATGGAATCTAACTCCATTAATAATATAACCACTATATTTTCTCACTATTTCTAGTGGACCACGTGCAAGCCATTTGATATCATCTGTCACTAGAGCACTACCTTGCTCTTCCAACCGTGAAACCTACAACAATTGcaaattgttaaaatttaaaatgattataaatTCTATATtatggatgaaaatgatttctAACACATACTCATTCACGGAACCAATCAGAAAATGATCGACCATGAATTTTGTCAACTTCATAAGAAGATAGTCGACGATTTTGTCTCCTAATAAGATCAATGTGTTCTCTGTGTAAAAAGGTTAAGATAGATTAGatattataattagtataaagatgtcaaaccaaattttagtaattaaatataaacataaataaattgacTTACTTTTGGAAGGGGTTGACATTATGGCTATTAAAAAGCACATATCTATGTGTTTGCAACAATGTTTTCTTGTCAAGGGAGATCCGATAAgccctttttcttttcttcacatTGAATCCAACTTTACACTTTCTCCCCAATGGTCTCCCTCTAGGATTTAAAAGATTTgtattttccacaaaatctgaATCATCATTTCGACTAGGTCGATTAAAATAAGTTTCCACCGAAGAGAGATATCGGGAACAAAATATCAAGCATTCATGAGCTAAATAACCCTCTGCAATAGATCCCTCTGGATGTGCTCGATTACGAACAAATGACTTTAGAGTAAAAAGGAACCTAAAAAAGAGAGTTTAGGTCACCAAATAAGATAACataattttacttaataatCTAATAATGAATATAAATGAACGAAAAAATGTGTAATACCTTTCAATtggatacatccatcgataATGAACAGGACCTGCAACTTTTGCCTCATATGCCAAATGAATTAACAAATGTACCATTATAGTGAAAAAAGATGGAGGGAAAATCTTTTCTAACTGGCACAATGTTTTGGCAATTCGATTCTCCAAGTGCTCCAAATTATGCTCATTAAGAACCTAGCCACACAATTCTTTGAAAAAATGGTAAAGATCACATATAGCTAAACTCACTTTATCAGACAAACAACCTTTTTTGTATAGCTATAGGAAGAAACTCTTGCATTAAAAGGTGACAATCATAGCTTTTGAGACCAAATATCTTGTGTTGCTTCACTTGCACACATCTAGatatattagaaaaatattcatctgaggtttttaagtttttgagaacttccaaaaatatttctttctcaTTCGATGTCATTTGGTAACAAGCTCTaggcaaaatattttttaccttTACTTGGATGCATCGTTGGATGTAGTTGACTTCTAATGTTCATGTCTACAAGGTCATAACGTGCCTTATCGTTATCCTTTGATTTTCCGTCTAAATGCAACAATGTCCCAATAATGTTATcacaaacatttttttcaatgtgCATTACATCAAGATTATGACGAAGAACATTATGTTGCCAATAAGGTAATGTGAACAAAATGCTTTTCTTTTTCCATGGTGACCCATTACCTATTccatgatcttccaattgtctCAAGACACTTGCACCATTAGGTAGCTCCGGCGGTGCTCTAAACTCTTGGGTTCCATCAAATTCTCCTCTATTGTATCTCCACTTACTAGTAGGCTCTAACCAACGACGATCACACATGTAGCAAAACTTCCGACTATAACGCAACCAATGAGACGCAGTTTTTAATCCACAACATGGACAAGCATATCGACCTTTAGTGCTCCAGCCTGACAAATTTGCATATGCTGGGAAATCATTGATAGTCCACATGATAGCAGCACGCATTTGAAATGACTCTTTTTTGCATGCATCAAATGTTTTCACCCCAATTTCCCATAATTCTTTTAGTTCTTCCACAAGAGGTTGCATATAGATATCAAGTTTATTTCCTGGACCTTTTGGACCGGGAATAAGCAATGAAAGTATAAAATTAGGTTGCTTCATACACATCCATGGAGGAAGATTATAAGGAATCAAAACAATAGGCCAAGTGCTATGAGAAATTGACATAGTTTTGAAAGGGTTAAAACCATCAGAAGCTAAACCTAGTCGAACATTACGAGGGTCGCACGAAAAATCAGGATGTTGACTATCAAAATATTTCCAAGCGAAAGAATCAGCTGGATGTCTCATGAGCCCATCTTTTGTTCTACCATCTTTGTGCCATGTCATAGAAGAAGCTATTTTTGATGATAGAAAGAGTCTTTGTAGTCTAGGTTTAAGAGGAAACCAACGAAGAACCTTTGCAGGGACTTTTTTTCTACCTTCATTGTCATTAGAGTTTAGTTTCCATCGTGACATGCCACATTTTGAGCAAATTTGAGCATTAGCAGAATCTCTCCAATATAATATGCAATCATTGGGACAAGCATGAATTTTTTCATATGAGAGACCTAATGCACAAATAATCTTTTTTGTATCATAAAAAGATTTCGGCAATGTATTTTCTTCTGGTAATGCATCCCTTAAAAGCTATAACAACATGGAAAAACTTTTGTCAGTCCACCCTTTTAGACACTTTAAGTGATACAAATGGACAATAAATGATAGTTTTGTGAACTTCTTACAACCAGGATAAAGATTTTGCTCTGCCTCATTTAACAACTGATATAACTTATCCAAATTACTATCATCTTCAAATTGTTGAGTATTGGCTTCATCTATGAATGCTTTGGGATTCTTGTCCTCCACATTTAAATTTGCACCATCACTCTCATTAGTTGGATGTATTCCAAAGGCATCATGAATCAATGTATCTATGTCATGGTCAAACTCTCCTTCTACTTGAGATACACTTTGAGAACTAGACGAGCTAACTTGTTCACCATGAAAGACCCAAGTAACATAACCTTTTTGaaacccaaaatggactagatgcTCGTAAATATCCACTCGAGAGCGCCACTTGCAATTGACACAATTGGTGCAAGGACATAAAATTTTTCCATCATTTGATTTTGCAAATGCAAAATCAAGAAAATTAGTAACTCCTCTAATGTACTTCTCTTTATTAAGAGAGTTGTTAGGGTTGTAGGATATCCAACTCTTATCCATTCAATTCAATGCAATAAACtgaaaaattgaatgaaataacacacaaaaattaataaatataacttaaatataaagaaaggaaaattaaGGAAACAAAcggatgataataataataattataattataataataatcatcatAAATAGTGTTTCttgataaattataataataataataataataataataatcttgaTTGCTACCTGTTTGTATGTCTTTATTATTATAAgatatatgatattttattgcTAAATAGAAGTTAGCTACTGTAGACCCCGCTTATTGTTTtgcatttttaataataatacaaactattgcatttttaaaaactaaacgagaagattgaaac from Cicer arietinum cultivar CDC Frontier isolate Library 1 chromosome 5, Cicar.CDCFrontier_v2.0, whole genome shotgun sequence carries:
- the LOC140920357 gene encoding uncharacterized protein, whose product is MDKSWISYNPNNSLNKEKYIRGVTNFLDFAFAKSNDGKILCPCTNCVNCKWRSRVDIYEHLVHFGFQKGYVTWVFHGEQVSSSSSQSVSQVEGEFDHDIDTLIHDAFGIHPTNESDGANLNVEDKNPKAFIDEANTQQFEDDSNLDKLYQLLNEAEQNLYPGCLSYEKIHACPNDCILYWRDSANAQICSKCGMSRWKLNSNDNEGRKKVPAKVLRWFPLKPRLQRLFLSSKIASSMTWHKDGRTKDGLMRHPADSFAWKYFDSQHPDFSCDPRNVRLGLASDGFNPFKTMSISHSTWPIVLIPYNLPPWMCMKQPNFILSLLIPGPKGPGNKLDIYMQPLVEELKELWEIGVKTFDACKKESFQMRAAIMWTINDFPAYANLSGWSTKGRYACPCCGLKTASHWLRYSRKFCYMCDRRWLEPTSKWRYNRGEFDGTQEFRAPPELPNGASVLRQLEDHGIGNGSPWKKKSILFTLPYWQHNVLRHNLDVMHIEKNVCDNIIGTLLHLDGKSKDNDKARYDLVDMNIRSQLHPTMHPSKGKKYFA
- the LOC105852849 gene encoding uncharacterized protein, with protein sequence MGKRRRKLNTTQNCGQSQEEGHSIDGYNELNQNNHSMSEEGSHVEAEGEKRTRGYTHMLDVWDMPDGEFILVDVDSFGHPIGWEGKTLLNAIGSLVRRSQCAPINYISWSKMPESYITDMIELIQTKFRFVPEFTEQTEKILKDNMKVKWRQFKYHLKSKGYDSSKTEAEMAAYIPDTRMLARLYDSLKDPQINEVLQAVAEQVSGDNIG